The genomic DNA GTTGATGAAGATTTGAAAAATGTGGTAACAGGAACAAGCATGTTCCGTATCGTTCTGATTAGCATCGGCTACTAGTGAGAAGAAGCAATAgagtgaaaaaatgaaagaagacaGAATGAATCAACATGCTCTGTGTCGTTTTAATCAGTATAGCATACAGGGGGAAAGCCGCGAGAGAATAACTAAGAATTACAGAAAATGTATATTCGTAATTTGTTTATGAGGGTGAAtgattattaaaatgttattaaaaatttgtattgtaatttGTACTTTACGATGCTCCATATCGTCTTGAATTTGAATGGTTTCCCGTTAAGGTGCCATTGTAATAGTATATGACGAATGAAATATATGcgataaaatatgaaagaaaaaaatcattgatatatTGTGGAAGTACCGTGGTGAAGCGGTTCTGACAcacgccttgtaatcagagggtcgtgtgttcaaatcccaccatggcctagcgtgtTTTGGCAAGGTGTCAACcgacactttgccactctcacctaggtgctaattgggtaccggttgGAAACAACGTCATTGatgttggtttagcaagtgtgcgcctaataggctgcttggaatgctatgaatccagtgaccgggtaataataaatGTGAAGCAGTAAAGCGCTTATTATTATAGTAAAGcgcttatcattattattattatcattattattgttgttgttattttcattattatcatcatcattatcatcatcatcaccatcattatcattattattattattatgaatactCACTTCCTGATTGTTCACAGATATGAGAGAACAACGTTGTACACCTCCTGTCATACCACTTGAGATCGGATTCTTGTATCCTAAAACAGAGTCCCTTCTCGTTGAATGCGTTACTTCCGAAGTTACTGAAGCTCAAACCTGACCCGTCCATCCAGGAGAATCCCGACAACCCTATCCAGGAACCGCTGTTGTGTTGCACGGTATTCATTAGGAATTCTTGTTCAGAATAAGTGTCGATGTAGACAAGGTGCATGCCGAGGTTTTCGCAGGTTGAGTTGGCTGATGTGAAATTCGATTCGTTCTGAGAGAAGTGATAACATGATTCGTGGTGTCGAATGAGACCTGGAGCACATGCTTAGGGAACAGAAATACGGGACAAGAAGGTTCAATGGTTTAGTCAAGATTTAATCAAACAaatcgattgattgattttattcgtcaagaatatcacgggtgattacaatgaaattgaagaataccttgacaggatagcccatggAAGCTGAAAGGTTTATTTCCAACGGGGTCCTATTGCTAGTACAAAACATAACAAAGTTTAAAGTCTGGACTAGATTTGTTGTGAAATGTGTCAATGTCTGACCAAGGCATAATTTACTATGTTTACTGTCCCATTAGAGATGTTAATATAACCACTTTTAACCAGTTTTTCCTAATCCTATTACTCTATTATCATATTATACGTTTATTGTATTAATATAAGCctacataatgataataactagTAATGAGTAAAATAATGAATGCCAATGATAAATGAAGAGGAAAGAGCGATTGCAATcgtaataaaaatgaacaaaatcatttgaaatcTGACGCTTGAtggtatttgaaaaaaaggaacaaatacAGTAGTACAAAAGTATACAATTAATGATCCTATTAGAGAATTGccattattaatatcatcagAAAATTGAATAAAGCGGAAATGTGCTttaccattatcaccattatcatcgtTGCAACACAGAAGCATAATGctctaataataatattactaGATCGAGAAATAAAGTATTACCATTATGTTGACATGTTATCGAAGAATACCAGCTAGTaacgatgattatgattatgaattgCTGTTCCATCTGTAAAATCAAGGgaaaaaacaatgtaaatataaatatcaaatttaacaGCGTAGTTACATTAAGTAACATTCAATAGAATCATTGAATGATATGCTctatactattattatcattatcatcatcatcatcatcatcatcattattattattattattattattattattagtagtagtagtagtagtagtagtagtagtagtagtagtagtagaagtagtaattataataattatacttgcttatatagcgcctaACACTtcgtcagaagtctctaagcgctctacagtatatgcagcataattaccctgactttagcagtgcagctgttacgcgcgctgcgtttcaaggaataaattcctgccaggtacccatttacctcacctgggttgagtgcagcacattgtggatcaatttcttgctgaaggaaattacgccatggttgggattcgaacccacgaccctctgtttcagagtccggagactaatccactgggccacaacgctccacgcaTGTactattagtagaagtagtagtagtagtagcagtagtagtagtagtagtagtagaagtagtagtagaagaagaagaagtagtagtagtagtagtagtagtagaagaagtagtagtagtagtagtagtagtagtagtggaagaagaagtagtagtagtagtagtagtagtagtagtagtagaagaagtagtagtagtagtagtagtagtagtagtagtagtagtagtagtagtagtagtagaagaagtagtagtagtagtagtagtagtagtagaagaagtagtagtagtagtagtagtagtagtagtagtagtagtagtagaagaagtagtagtagtagtagtagtagtagtagtagtagtagtagtagtagtagtagtagtagtagtagtagtagtagtagtagtagtagtagtagtagaagaagaagaagtagtagtagtagtagtagtagtagtagaagaagtagtagtagtagtagtagtagtagtagtagtagtagtagaagaagtagtagtagtagtagtagtagtagtagtagtagtagtagtagtagtagtagtagtagtagtagtagtagtagtagtagtagtagtagtagtagtagtagtagtagtagtagtagtagtagtagtagtagtagtagaagtagtagtagtagtagtagaagtagtagtagtagtagtagaagaagtagtagtagtagtagtagtagtagtagtagtagtagaagaagtagtagtagtagtagtagtagtagtagtagtagtagtagtagtagaagaagtagtagtagtagtagtagtagtagtagtagtagtagtagtagtagtagtagaagaagtagtagtagtagtagtagtagtagaagaagtagtagtagtagtagtagtagtagtagaagaagaagaagtagtagtagtagtagtagtagtagtagtagtagtagtagtagtagtagtagtagtagaagtagtagtagtagtagtagtagtagtagtagtagtagtagtagtagtagaagaagtagtagtagtagtagaagtagtagtagtagtagtagaagaagtagtagtagtagtagtagtagtagtagtagtagtagtagtagtagtagtagaagaagtagtagtagtagtagtaatgatgatgataatgatgatactactactactatagtagtagtagtaatgatacATTGTAGAAACagtaataacaacaacaataataataggcatttgtatagcgtCATCTATCTAGAGGTAATTTATTCCGGGGTgcattgttataattattattatcagccCGGCgctagctcgagctgcctttcagcgttCAGTGCATTCAATCCGTAtgcattcgtaattccgaaacttcgttattccgaatgattaacgaaccctttttcgttttcggattaacgaacatcgaggtatagacaatttacgtgtttcggaattacgaaccttcggaattacgaagtgtaaccgaatttatcctgccgggtacccattcacctcacctggcttaaatgcagcacaatgtgggtaaatttcttgctgaatgaaaacaCGCCATGCATAGCTTAAAGTAATTGAAGTATCAGCTGCAGtagttttttcattattattatttgttagtattattattactattattactactatcaaTTTATTATTACGAGAAATCCATTATGCACAGAATTATGACAAGAGAATAACGATGATCAACAAGAACAACAAAGatggaagaggggaaaagaatgaacaattatacattttttgaGATTTAATATTAAGCTATTATTGAcattatattttacattttctctgATACATCAGCTTagaaattttaatttgaatgattattccagtgaaaaataaggctaagacaAATTTTatcacgtgtgaaaccaaactagattAAAATCACGAACGCCAATCACAGTCACGAATTCAAATTTTACTCCAGTTGAATTCAGGGGCGGCGGAGCgaagtcccggggggggggggggcacttccattcaggagtggataccatgcgcgaccatggggtctcgaaaagcaccctaaacacgtaatttccatattctgaaaatgcaccccttaacaagtattggcgtgtgaaaccttaccctttacaagtattggaaacaaaacgatactcttggcaaatattccctgaaatggacccctaaacaagtacaagaatgttttattgttacgggtccttcggtcgtcggctttaccctatttggtttagtacgaccccatcttctacacctcgcgcaaatcggactctaaatacgaagtgttggggcaaaaaggacatcctttataaaacattttaattttgttttatcaaccccgcaaattcgaccctaaacacgtaattttcctagcgaaatagatacctttttttcattatttttgtgtttttgacacccttatcacgttacgtacgtaacgtgcccaatcgtgaaaaatacatcctttttacgtgttttttggtcgcgcatggtatccactcgtcaatgtaagtggacCCCCAGGAGCGAAGTTCAAAGTTGGGGTGGGGGGTGGGGCAGAGGGAAAAAAGGCACCTtaaaacaaagggaaaaaagaCTTACCCATAGTGGCGTAATGGGCAAAAAAtttgagggggctagatataTCGCATCACGTAACTTTATAAGAAGCTCTGAGCGAgcgagaaaaaatgaaattcttaaaatacaattttgtgaaagattttgatataaaaaattcgtttcttgatatcaagaaatcgaATTCTTGGTTCTATTTGCGATGCAGcgctttgattgacaagtcaccaaggacacatacTACCTTCGCTCAGGAATTCGCATTCAAATTATtgttttcgagtgagcgtgtgaaaagtccgatgattctaaagacgaattgcaatcatcattacaacaatgattcaagattcacttGTTAAAAGGCCCAATGAGTGGTCAACTTAATTCAGTTCACACATTTTAACGAAACTTGgacaaatgaaatatgtaattctTGCCCTTCCAAATCAATTTATTGAGCCACGCGTATGGTGTTAGTGGAACGAATAAGGCATGAGTTTAAAGATAaggaaaatgatgattttattttctggttgatgtaaattgtaatatttcaatgattCTTTCACATGATATAAGCCGTCAAAATTCGGATTATCTTTAGTTTAATACGAACTGTTCAAGTAATAATGAAGAAACATACCTTTGTGAATAGTTGTCATACCCCATTCGTCCGTTACCAATCACTTTATTGTCAGTACATTGTCAGCAAACTGTCAGAGCCATAGTCATACgatgatatttgaaaataaaacctTCAATTAAAAATCATCTACGTATCAAACTTCCATGGCGTCAACATAGCAAATGGGAATAATGGGTCATGAATTTAATTGCCTCCCATCAACGTCATTCTCCGAAGGAAACAGAAAACCCGTTGCATATGAATGTTAATTGAGAATCTCATTTTGATCAACATGCGTTTAATTAAGATTCGTCTCACTGATGCTGCTGTTACATTTCCCCTAAGGgggccgttttattcatttttgttccaACCACCTATATGTTAGGCCTACAAAAACGGTAAAATGGCcattttcgactcgccgtacggccgccgtagggcaaatgtgactgaggtgtTAAGCACCTTGCCCTATCAAGTTAGAAACACCTTCATAAAATAGGCGTGTTTACCTTGAAATTAACAATGTCTATTTAAAGACaagtaaattgaaaattattttaggGTTTTTATCTTGTTCAATGATGTCGAGGTAATTTTTAACAAGGACATGTATGCCTTATATTACGCACACTGGTCAATAATCGGGCAAACCTAAGGGGTGCCGTAATGAgtaccaccccctcccccaccccaaCATCCAAttgtttctcccccccccccccacgttaCCACATCTCCCCCCTCTCTTAAACATTCACGCAGTCTCCCCATCACCGATAGAAACGCACCAACGTTCGCCTATTCATCCCCCATCACgtacccacacacacacccgtacacacacacacacacacgcacgctTTATGTACACCTGACGCGCATTCACAAATTGTCGCTCTATGCTCCTCCATCTccattccccctctctctctcccacagACGCACACACACGGACGCACTTACACACATTGCCTAAATCACATCCTCAAACCCACtttctcacacacacatattacctccttctcttttctctctccccctctctctacaTAATTGAAGAGATTGGTCCAAACAGCCACACAGTTTTCGAGATATATGCATGGTAATGATCGAGGACTAcaggggcgtttcatgaaaggacttgtcggacgttttatccgacagttaccataggaacagtgcctctcagccaatcaaaatcgtggaaagatgtcagatctcaCAACTTGTTGgatcaaaatattgatgaaacgctcccctagTCTCCACACAAAGACTAGAACATATTAAACAGCGCGACTGTCTATAGTACACAAGGCAttgtaggctgcacattcagacccttattaaACTCAACTTAAGGGTTTTCACAGCATACTTAATAACGACATCCATTTCTAATGGCATAATTCAcattatcaaattaaaggtGAAGTTCACCATGACAAAAGTTGAGGCAGCAGCGGTATATGACGTAACAAATAGAGAaatcttaatctttgatggattttcttcaaTCCTTTAACcgatattatcatattttttcaagtatttttacaacaaacttttcgtcAAGGAGAACGTACCCTTGAAGAAAATTTCTAAAATACTCACATAGACACAgcattttctttgtatattttattgtcaaatatttAAATACACATCATTTATAAAGGAATGATTGCAATGTTTCTTTACACATATAATAGGATAGAAAATATCAGCTACACAATTGGAATATGTATACCTTGCATAACGGCAAAAAATACTAGTGCAaacaattttcaatgaaatatctTGAGACCACAAATAAACGTGAAATGTACATATAATCAAAGAGtaggggggatttttttttactcttcccGTTTAACATGGATTACCCTTTCAAAAGTACACAAATATTACTTCATTAAGATTCCAGACGCAAATGTGCATGTATCAGTCATAAACAAATGCCAACAGAAGATGATGCAATAAGTGACAAAGCAATGCTCAATTCACCATCTAACTGTTATAAGGGGGAGTCAAATTAGTAGTGcaacgggagggggggggggtgttgatCTTCCCCTATGACTTATGAAGTGTTTTGAAGTTCTGGAAAAAGGGGGATAACAGAAGAAAAGGGAATAAAGAAGAGAGACGACCATAAAAGATAGAGATATGGGTGCGTAATACTATGATACCCCTATTTATTTCcgatttagcccccccccctcaatggTGGACGAGTCTAATTGTTCACATGATATTGCGCTACATGATAGTATGTAGAACACTGTTCAAGGTAGAGTATGCAGTAGGAAATAAATCTTGACATGGTACAAATAGTTAAGTAGGCACAAATTAGAATAAGAATGTACATGACCTTAGTCAGAGGAGTTCCATACAGGACACATCATAAGGAGAAGAATAAGCTCACTGTCTAGTTCATAAATATGAAAGTGATTATCTTTTCTGCAAACCTAATACatacaaaatgttcaaaattttgacttcatATTCCAAAAATTTGCCTCAtgaaaaataacaagtggaatgcctctggccgtctcacctgcatcacgcggttcaatatagcagcagtgctgactttgaatactactctaactcgcacaagatgttcagtgatacatggttactcttatgtccactttttatgaactagaccaataaacttacagagatatgatggttattcaacaaaaaaccccaacatggccaaagttcattgaccttacatgacctttgaccttgatcatgtgacctgaaactcgcacaggatgttcagtgatacttgattactcttatgtacaagtttcatgaatcagatccataaactttcaaagttttgatggtaattcaactgatacacccacttcggccaaagttcattgacctttgaccttggtcatgtgacctgaaacgcgcacaggatgttcagtgatatttgattactcatatgtccaagtttaatgaactagactaataaactttcaaagttatgatggtaattcaacagatacccccgatttggccaaagttcattgaccctaaatgacctttgaccttaatcatgagacctgaaacttgtacaaaatattcagtgatgcttgattactattatgtccaagtttcatgaatcagatccataaactttcaaagttatgatgggaattcaacagatatccccaattcggccaaagttcattgaccctaaatgacctttgaccttggtcatgtgacgtgaaactcatgcaggatgttcagtgatacttgattaaccttatgtccaagtttcatgaactaggtccatatattttctaagttatgatgacatttcaaaaacttaacctcaggttaagatttcaatgttgattcctccaacatggtctaagttcattgaccctaaatgacctttgaccttggtcatgtgacatgaaactttaataggatgttcagtaatacttgattaaccttatggccaagtttcatgaactaggtccatatactttctaagttatgatgtcatttcaaaaacttaacctcaggttaagatttgatgttgacgccgccgccgccgccgccgtcgccgccgccgtcggaaaagcggcgcctatagtctcactctgcttcgcaggtgagacaataaaaatggATGCAAAACAAGTAATGGTCCTATGAATATCTGGAATGTACTTTTCTGACAAAAAGATTTGACAAAAGAATGTTCAGCAGTAATTGGTCTTAAACACAGATGAGAATGTTTGAAAGAAATGCTGACAAATTCAAAAGCTGCTCAACATGTGGGCATTGTTTAATGATTACACACGTCATCTCCATTCCCCTAGGGGAGAGAATTTATAAATGTTTACTGGGAATATTTTTGAGCCCCTGTGAAGTTGTGCATTACAGACATGCTCCTCAAGGAGCGGAGCAAGTGCATAGTAAAAAGTGAAGTGCACCAATTCAAAACCTGATTTTATTGACTAACATTGCAATAACTTAACAGTATGAAACATACATTGAACTCATTTTAAAATTAGAACAACTTAAGTTAAACCACGGGATAGCATATCCCCTCCTTCCCCCTTCTAATCACTTTAAGTTTGGATTTTGTTTGAATTGACGCGTTTGGTATGTAGATAATTATTATCTCTTGTTAtatgtttgtttatgtataCCTATAATGTATTCAATTTATGCTGCCCTGTATTACGTTCGTCTAGAACTAATAACCTGGGCCCTTTATTGTAATtgattcccttttttatgaataaaaggtgatttataaaaaaaatcaaaatatttcccaaATTCTAATTAAGAGTGGGAGAGTCAACTCTACTCGACACATAAACTTCTGaattcccataggctttgtgCAGGGATAGGCAATAAGTGTAATAACCTGATCATTACTGAGTTCAGTGATTCCCATTAGCATTGTGCAGGGATCACCTGGTTCCAGTAAGCAATGGGTTTAATAACCTGATCATTACTGAGTTCAGTGATTCCCATTAGCATTGTACAGGGATCACCTGGTTCCAGTAAGCAATGGGTTTAATAACCTGATCATTACTGAGTTCAGTGATTCCCATTAGCATTATGCAGGGATCACCTGGTTCCAGTAAGCAATGGGTTTAATAACCTGATCATTACTGAGTTCAGTGATTCCCATTAGCATTGTGCAGGGATCACTCCATTTCATTGGGTAGTGAATGGGTTAAACTGTTGACAACTGAATTCTATGATTCCCAAAGGCTTTGTGCAGGGATAACCCGGTCCCAGTAGGCAATGGTTTAACCTGTTAACTACTGAATTCTATCACTTCTATATAGAATGTGTACAGGGATCAACCAGTTCCAATACGCAATGggtcaaagaaaatattttcagcacatgaaatataacattcattTTACTGTCAGCTCGCAGAAATGAATGGCAAGATTGTTATCAGCGATACAACTACTACTAAAACAATTTCCGCACACATCAGAAGTattcatatcaaaatacaaatacacAACCATATTTGTAATTTCACAGGTTAAAACTCTTTGGTTCAAAAAGTCTAAGGTCATCATATGGTCAACGAAGCACTGTCAgtgatattttaacaaaaaaaaaaccaacatcgTTGATTAGAAACAATGAAGGAAATCTAAACTTGGAAATTACACAAATTTGCAATGGAAGCaggaaaatatagaaaattgaatggcaaaatattgtaattttctgGCTAGttgtaacaaaaatgacattACAGAGGGTAAGtacaattaaaattaaaatcgCAATTTCAGTTCTGCAGTGTTTGTTACTATTACTCCATACCATCAAGCCTCTTGGTAAATCTGAACAGTTAAGTTTTGTGCGCTGATcaaggaataaataaaaattatcttAATTCTCAGTATTATATTATAGATAAACTGTTACTTATGATTACTGAAGCCTTTGAGTCTGTCACAGGTATACATATTTGAGAAAACATATCATAACATTATTAAAGATCTAAAAGCAAATCTCAGCTTGTTCTTTAAAGTTGAGTTGTGCGTAGAGTTGTGCAAACACATGCATCGCAAGAACAATGATATTAATTATAAatccatcataaaaaaaatcatgattttgttgACAGTGACCATATTACGGACTCTACCAGTTTCCTGTCAAAGTGccattttgtattatattttattctaaTTAATCAGACTCTATACACACAATATTTGCAGATTTGTTTAgaattttataattttcttttccagGGCAAATTATCCTTAACCAACTTTATTAGTTATtagtttatcttttaaataaatttcaacCTATCTCTCCTTTCCTATACAAGTTAAGTACATCGCTGTATATGTGAACCCTTACATACAAGGCAAGTTAAGGCGATATTGCAATGGCTCTAAACACTGGTAGTAGCAACTATTCAGGACCTTATAAAATACATGCACCATgttaaacaaaattatcaacagtaaatataaacatattttgGTACTCCCAAAACCAGAGAAACAAGAATTAATTTAGCTCCCTCTGAAAAAATGCAGTAAAGACGTTCATCGACACAGTTGCTCTTCACACCGTAACTTAATCACAAAATCTGCATTTCTTTCTTAACTCATGGTTCCAGAACCACCTCAGTGATTTGAGCCTAGAGTCTCATTTAGATATGGTTCAATAACACAGAGTGATATTCTACATGGggttaagaaaacaaaaatcactttTCTGAAGTTTACAAAACTCATCTCCAAACTGTCGAGGAAAAACTTGTGATGCCATGCATGAtttaattaaattattttttggatGAAGTTATGAGTTTTATTcgcaataatatttttaaatgatttgatttgcacacttcatttttttcttccgaCCGACAATAGAACTGCTCCTTGTTTCTACAATATTTCTTTGATGCCTCATATTCTATATTATTGAGTTTGTACAGAGAAGAGAGGATGAGTACGGTTGTTTGGATTCGTCCACGTACATCACATACATTAAGGTTAGCAGCTAAGAGGATTTCTTTCTAAATTTTCCTAATCGCATATAGCTTATACTCAGCGATGTCAATCATCAATATCAACATTCCCGTTAATTTGTTTGGACATGCACTTCTGGTAGCGGTTAGGCAACAGCTGATCTACGCTACCATTTAGAGCTAGTTAGCTCAGCTGAGTGTGAAAATTAGAATTTAACTATTTCTCTCGCtctacagatttttttttttgtgtgcatAATGCTTTATTGATTTCAGCTGTTGAAGTTTTATAATTgagagtacatgtatttatgaacAGTTATTTGTTCTTAATGCTGGAAAATGATGACGAGCTGGTTGCACTGGAAATACCCTCTCATGGAACATTGGGGTACGTGGAAggagattttgatattgatagtTGATATCTGTGAGCTTTGTCACAGAGTATCGGCCATATCCGATAAGGATAACTGAGCAAGGCAATGAAAATCCGATCAAAAGGCTGGAAGACGAAATTTGTACAGCAAGCAGCAAATCGTTAAgctacaaaaatatcaaaatcatcagAACGATCTGCTCACAATAATCAATACATGAAGATCCTCGGAGCACAATAAACAGAGGTACGATTGATACTTACAACGgatcttaatttttttgttcacattACAACATAGACTTACAGCTACGATGAATCAttattgattgtaaattttTGTTCACATTGTAAAATAGACTCACGCTTATAAtggattatcattttttgttgataGTATGTAATAGACTTAGTTACAACCAACTACATAATCGATTGTAAAAATTTGTTCAttagggcccgtattctgaagtcaggttaaaGTTAGACCATGATCTagctctgtgctaaaattatggaaagccaaaaatgtcaaaattttatttacattgcATGTTTCTTATGTCTACTATGCTCTTTCCTAACTTGTGAATGGTGAAGAGCGCTGTCTTATTTGTCCTTCCCAAACAGTTAAGAATGCTATCAGAGAAAATGAGTTGATATATTGAAGTgatactgttagagatttatgccaCTATTGGCTATTCcatacaactttaaaccagagtttaaaggtcaagtccatctcagaaaaatgtttattggaatcaatagagaaaaatcagacaatcacaatgctgaaaatttcatcaaaatcggatgtaaaataagaaagttatgacatttcaaagttt from Lytechinus variegatus isolate NC3 chromosome 8, Lvar_3.0, whole genome shotgun sequence includes the following:
- the LOC121420831 gene encoding integumentary mucin C.1-like translates to TTTTSSTTTTTTTTTTTTTTTTTSSTTTTTTSTTTTTSSTTTTTTTTTTTTTTTTSTTTTTTTTTTTTTTTTTTTSSSSTTTTTTTTTSSTTTTTTTTSSTTTTTTTTTTTTTTTTTSSTTTTTTTTTTTTTTTSSTTTTTTTTTTTTSSTTTTTTSTTTTTTSTTTTTTTTTTTTTTTTTTTTTTTTTTTTTTTTTTTTTTTTTTTTTSSTTTTTTTTTTTTTSSTTTTTTTTTSSSSTTTTTTTTTTTTTTTTTTTTTTTTTTTTTTTSSTTTTTTTTTTTTTTSSTTTTTTTTTSSTTTTTTTTTTTTTTTTTTSSTTTTTTTTTTTSSSTTTTTTTTTTSSTTTTTTTTSSSS